The proteins below come from a single Holdemania massiliensis genomic window:
- a CDS encoding BlaI/MecI/CopY family transcriptional regulator, producing the protein MKLLRKLPEAEFEIMKVVWEKEPPLTSSMLMEELRQTKEWKVPTLSSLLSRLVERGYLSTEKKGKERTYYPLITEDEYLQFESQDFRQRYSQRSWISLMNAFYDGEVLKDEELDQMQAWLDTKRKTDG; encoded by the coding sequence ATGAAATTACTGCGCAAACTCCCCGAAGCAGAATTTGAGATCATGAAAGTTGTTTGGGAAAAAGAACCGCCGCTGACAAGCTCCATGCTGATGGAAGAGCTTAGACAAACAAAGGAATGGAAGGTTCCGACACTGTCTTCTTTACTATCCCGACTGGTTGAGCGCGGTTATTTGTCTACTGAGAAAAAGGGTAAGGAAAGAACGTATTATCCATTGATCACAGAAGATGAATATCTTCAATTTGAAAGTCAGGATTTCCGTCAGCGCTATTCTCAGCGCAGCTGGATCAGCCTAATGAATGCTTTTTATGATGGCGAAGTGTTAAAAGATGAGGAATTAGATCAAATGCAGGCTTGGCTGGACACGAAACGGAAGACCGATGGATGA